Genomic window (Alnus glutinosa chromosome 9, dhAlnGlut1.1, whole genome shotgun sequence):
caGGCAGTGAAGGATGCAATTTCAGCTGGTGTTGATGGTTATGATGCTGATGTCAAGAAATCTGTGCAAAAGGCAGCACACGGCTTACGGCTGACTAAGGAAGTTGCCATGTCTATTGCTAGCAAGGCAGTAAGTATCCACTTTCAGCGCTTTGCATTGATGGCTTAGAGATGAAGTTCTGAATCTAAATTTATTCGTGTTCccttttcttcaaattaattttatGCAGGTCCGAAAGATTTTCATCAACTACATAAAACGAGCACGAGCTGCTGGGAGCCGTACTGAGTCTGCAAAAGAACTTAAGAAGATGATAGCTTTCAACACTTTGGTTGTAACTGAGTTATTGGCGGATATAAAAGGCGACTCATCTGACACCTCACCAGAAGAACCTGTAAAGGAGGAAGACAAACCAGTTGAAGAcaaacaagttgaagaggatgAGGAATGGGAATCTATTCAGTCACTTAGGAAAATAAGACCTGGCAATGAACTTGCTGCTAAGTTGGGGAAGCCTGGCCAGACAGAGATAACTCTCAAAGATGACCTTCCAGAAAGAGAGAGGACTGACCTCTACAAGACATATTTGCTTTTTTGTCTAACTGGTGAAGTGAAAAAGATTCCATTTGGTGCTCAGATTACTACAAAAAAGGATGATTCAGAGTTTGTTCTGCTAAATCAGCTTGGTGGGATCCTTGGTTTGAGTACCAAGGAGATAGTGGAAGTACATAGGAGCCTAGCTGAGCAGGCTTTTAGGCAACAAGCTGAGGTGATTTTAGCTGATGGACAGTTGACAAAAGCCAGGGTAGAGCAGCTTGATCAGTTGCAGAAGCAAGTTGGCTTGCCTCCACAATATGCACAGAAGATAATAAAGAGCATAACCACTACAAAAATGGCAGCTGCCATCGAAACAGCTGTTGGCCAGGGAAGGCTTACTATAAAGCAGATAAGAGAACTTAAGGAAGCAGGTGTCGAATTAGATAACATGATATCTGAGAGCTTGCGAGAGAACCTCTTCAAAAAAACTGTGGATGACATTTTCTCATCTGGCACTGGCGAGTTCACTGAGGAAGAAGTCTATGAAAAAATCCCATCAGATCTCAGCATTAATGCTGAGAAGGCAAAAAGTGTTGTTATTGAGCTTGCACGAACTAGATTAGCAAATTCTTTAGTTCAAGCCGTGTCACTGCTAAGGCAGAGAAATCGACAAGGAGTGGTATGGAGTTTTATGAACTAATTATccctgtttttatttttcatttatatgtCGATGGTGGTCAGTTAATGATTTGAACTGATCCTATAGTGTAGGAGTCTGTTAATATCTGAATGTGTAGACGGATAGGTTTGAAGGCTCATTTCTGCTGGTGCAGGTTTCCTCTCTTAATGATTTGCTGGCTTGTGACAAAGCTGTACCTTCCAAGCCACTGTCGTGGGAGGTGCCAGAGGAGCTAGCTGATCTATATGCTATATACCTCAACAGTGAGCCAGCACCAGAGAAACTGTCTCGTGTGCAGTATCTGTTGGGGATAGATGATTCGACGGCAGATGCTCTCCGGGAAATGGGAGATAGAACAATTTCTgtaggtgaagaagaagagaagtttGTATTTTGAGTGTGGTAAGATGGTTGCAAATAGCAAATAGCTTTGTTAGGCACATTGaaggggggcggggggggggggggggggggggggggggggggggggggggcaataAGCAGCTACCTGATTGGCTCACTTTATCTGCCAGCTTTTTTTCTGCGTGTAATAATTAAGGGAGAGAAAATCAGTATGTGTTGTGAAGACAAGTTTTTGGCGTGACATTAGATGAAAAGCAGTATAGCTACTTTTTAATGGGACATTACATGAAATTCTGCATAGCCACAGAAAAATCAATAGATCTGCTAAAGTAAATTTTGACACGGCTGTCTCCAAGcaaattttgaacatttttgAGAGAATCATTTGTTTAACTATTTAATTACTCGGGCTAAAATATAGGCTTACGGCATCCATTTCTAGGTCTTGTCtatgttctttaattttttgatagaGCATGTCATtcttgcatgttttttttttttttactctaaagTCTAAAGATATGTcagtttattagtttaatacTAGTTGGGTAGAAAATTGTCCTTTTCAGAATTACTTAGTTGTTAATAAGAAAACATATGACATGCAATGTGAACTCTACATTAGGGTATCAATTCATGTTCAGGTCATGTTAAGACATGAGTATgaaattatataggttaattataacttgacccatttaattaaatagattaaaCCCTTCAACTTAACCTGTTAATATCTTGTTAGGTTCGTAATTCGTATTAAAAATTGTCGATTCTTATGTCACGTATTGAGTTTAGGTCGTATTAAGGTATGAATATGAGACTATATTAGTCAACTTTAACTCAACccctttaattaaatgagttagacCTTTCAATCCTAACtcgttaattttgtattgggtttgtATCAGGTTTGCGGATCGTGTAGAAAATTGCCAGTCTTACTCTACATATGGATATATACTATGGTTTAGGCTCTGCAACGTGGCATGTAGgtactggttttttttttgttttgcttactAATGCTAAGCACAAGTATTAATTCAATCATTAATGTATAGTGTTAGCTCTGCATGGTGATCATAAGAGCAGAATTTTTAACCATGTGTTAAGTTTGGCATTGTGGTAGCGTTCAATCGGTCATCGGTGCATCCAGCAGTCAAAAATGTACTTCTCGCCATTCAACCATTCAACCATACTCATTAGAGCTCCTGTGTACATAATTCGTCAATTGTCACCCCTCTTCCACCAAAGAAAATAAGTACAAATGTCAATTAGAAAAATGAGTACAAATGTCAATTATCTCTCTCACATTCAATGATCGATGCTTAGTATTATGCAATTCTAGAACTAGTTCTATATTATTTTAAGAGTAAGGGTAGGgatattatagtttttattataaatttcttacaaattgacgtgacaGTTCATCCGAAAATTATCACGTGAGTTTGTAAGGGAGAACTTAAACATTGTCATGAATTAGGCCCCCTGGCACTAGTACGTTTAAGCCGTGGCACCTGAAATTTATCCTTGCTCCTGAATTTAATAGTTTGATTCCTGGTCCCGATCAACTTTCTTTTAGCTTTTAGTTCATTCTAGCGATTTCTGTAAATAATTATGTTCTAAGtttaaagtcaaattttttCATTCATATGGCACACAACATGGTACTTATGGGATTGCTATGTGATTTTATAAAGGGCATTAGTATTTCAAGTATTTTTCTACGTAGTTATCCAAATATTTTCCTCATTTTAATGATGAaagttttaaagaaaatcaGTGCCCTTATAGCACGCACCTTGgtgtcaatatatatatcatgagtAGTGCATGTAGGTTGACCACGATGAACAACAAAACCATCTTAGGAAACCAGGGCGCACGACAGTTTTGTTGACCATGTTGCTACCATTAGAATCATTGATTAATCCGTCCTTGAATTAAttatagttgaaaaaaaattaaattcaaaaaaattgattggCAGTGACGTTGCATCAgcaaagtaaaataaaagtaagataAAAAGTCTGCAGTCATATTTTGAGTCAGACAATAATTAAACAGTCGTACTTTTATAAAACTGAACTTTGTTTGGATggagggagaagaaaagaaaacgaaaGCATAATGAGTTAGTTTAGCGTTCCTTCTTTGTGGGTGTATTTTTAAAGAGGAGAGGATTTGAGGGGTTTTGAAATAGAAGTGAtcatataaaagagaaaagtatttattaatagtAATTCATTTCATGTTATTGTTTTAAAACAATACTTGGATATATGCACTAATACAAGCATATATAATGTGGGGCTTTAATGGCGTACTTTGGCACTTGGTACAAGTTCTTTTATAATTAGCTTTGTCTATATATGagtagaaaatagaaaatgcaTCTTTGTCTATATAAATAGCtttgttttggtaatttgaaggAGGTATATGAACTTTTCCCTATCTTTTCTGAATAATGAGGAGAAATCTCGTACGCATAGCTAATTAACCACAAGAGGATTATATTATTCtaatacacataaaattaaccCCAATCACTTGAATTATTGTCCCTCACCTAAACATTAAGTCAATCAGGATTCGAACTACAACCAACAATGTGAGAAGCATATTTACTTGTCAGTGGAAGCGACCCCAAGAGACAATTTATCATtcttagctatatatatatatatatatatatatatatatatataattgtcaaTGAACAcgctatatattatattatcaaGTTTTAATTTTCTCCCTTCTAGTTGACAACCAAACGAGGAAAAATATTGGTGGGCTTGGTAACACTTTTTAGGACATTTTTTTCGTTCTTTTAgcaaaaatcaaaaacattaacaaataacacaAGAGTCAAAAttactttcacttttatgtTATATCTATGTCATATCgcggaaaaagaaaaagatcataATCTAAAAAGTTTTACCAAACGAATCCTAATCTTTCATTAATTACTCCCTTTGATTATTAAATAAACCATTAATTAACCATCCAATGatccaaataaagaaaagagatagaTAGTCCCTTTCCCTCCCTTCCCTTGCTCCTTTCAAATTCCCAAACATAGTGTAAGATTTTGGTACCGCAGCATTTGAAATAAAGTTAAAGAGAAGTTAGCTATGAGTCCCATCAGAACGACAACAGACAGTTGGAACTTGGAAGATCAACTCATGATCAagttttatctttatttatttttgtttgacaaTATTAGATATAAGGCTCAAATGTCAAATACGCGGCTCTCAAAGGGGGAAAATTTTGAACAGATCCTCGATCCGTCAGAGCTCTCCACTAACCCATTCTAGCAAATTAAGGTAATATGAACCTTTTAGACTTTGTTACCGTTTACTTTGCAGAGATTATTACTTGTTTATAACATTCCCTTTTGAAACTGCTCCTACGACTAGTTGAAGGTTCTAAAGTTTGGGGGATTTGCAGAAGATATATGGCTTCCAGATCAACGCCAGTGCAAAGGTTTCAAGCACTAAAAGGGTATTTGGCCTTAATTAGGTTTGATTGACTAATTAGATTCCTACACCAATTGTGTTCACACGCTAGCTATTCAACTACTTCAAAGTTTGTCAAAAGTAGCAGCTTGAGGCCCTTTGGCTTTTCCACTTTCAGTTAATTTTtcccttaattaattatatatgcatCCGCCCACCGGGCCGGCGCCACTCCAATGATTTCTTTTTGTCTTGTAGCAGGTGACCGGTCGTCTAGTCCGGCCGtccaaaaatttgaaagagTTATATTCAAAGAGATATTTCCTACATTAGTCCTACACGGTAAGAGTTACTTGTGGAAGAATTAACCATGACAGGCCGAATTAGTCTAGCTCCCATTGTCCCAAAACAAGGGCCGGGTTGAAACCGGTCTATTAAACTTACGTGTGCACgtgattttcacatgcatttctAATAGAAGTTTTCCAACACATACccacatatttttaaattaacatctattaatcctattaaaaatgtatgcAAGAATCTTGTAAGTTAAGaacatatgtcaatttaatgaGAGGAAAACTTTGTACTGCCTCAAAATCTGATCTAATGAGGCCCTAACCGTGCCCTGCTGTTGGGAAAGAATCGTCCGATCGCCACATATATTGAGGTGGGTTaggaaattaattaagaaaatctTTAACACAATTTAACTTTTACCTTTCTGAAAGACAGGATTTGATCAGTTGACATTCCATAACATATATTACCATCAAGTCACAAAGATGCACGGCTTTACCAATTTCAGTGGCCAAATACCCTTCTTAATTCCCtgtttattttccaatatttaaagaATCTTTGACCTAGGCACTCCCAAGATTTCCTCTATATATACGCGCAGTTTCATCTATTATTCCCAACCAAAGAcgaaagaacaaatcacaagCTCTACTTTTTGAAATATGGCATTTCCCAGCTTACACTCTAACATACTCTGCTTCTTTGCATTTTTGCTTCTGTTTGGAGCAGCCTATGCGAATTTTTCTCCAGCCTATGGGAGTTTTTCTTCAGATTTCTATTCTTCAAAGTGCCCCAAAGCGCTATCTACTATTAAAACTGCAGTGAATAATGCCGTTGCCAAGGAGCAGCGCATGGGGGCCTCTTTGCTTCGTCTCCATTTCCACGATTGCTTTGTCAATGCATGTTTTCTCTCCTCTCCCTCTCTAGTACCTATGATTATCCAGACACATTATTCCATGATgttttatatcaaaacaaacGTGCAAATTAAAGCTTGCATGCATGTAGAGATAtcatgatttgttttgtttcagTCAATCGTCCTACAACTATTAAATATTGATGGATTTGCTTGTGGCTTAAACAGGGATGTGATGCATCTGTGTTATTAGATGACACTTCGAATTTCACTGGGGAGAAGACAGCCGGACCAAACGTAGGTTCATTGCGGGGGTATGATGTAATTGATACCATTAAGTCTCAAATTGAGAGTCTCTGCCCTGGGGTTGTTTCTTGTGCTGATATTCTAGCCGTTGCAGCTCGTGACTCTGTTGTTGCAGTAAGTATAGTTCAAAATTCTTTTGGATTCACTAAGAAGCCAGCCAGTGCTTATTAATCAACGAACACTAACAAAAGTCATatgtattttctttcatttttcttggtACTGTCTCTTTCTCCAGTTAGGCGGGCCTTCATGGTCACTTCAGTTAGGCAGAAGAGACTCGACCAATGCAAGCTTTTCAGCAGCAAATACCGACCTCCCATCTCCAACGTTGGACCTTAATGGCATTTTATCTGGCTTCTCAAACAAAGGATTTACTGCAAAAGAAACGGTAGCTCTCTCAGGTAAACCAAAGTGAATTGAAACATAGATATCTTTTAcagtttcttatatatatatatatatatatatatatatatatatatatattaattgcatGCAGATTACGAGTCCTTTTATATAGTGATAACGCTAGTTGAAATTTGCATTATGTTATTATAAGCaatattacttatttttttttttttttccttttctctattttcaaaatataggAGCTCATACAATAGGGCAAGCCAGGTGCGTGGTGTTTCGGGACCGTATCTATAACGAGACAAACATCAATTCGACATACGCAACATCATTGAAATCAAACTGTTCGAGCTCAGGAGGCGATGACAACATTGCTCCCCTAGATATCACTAGTCCTGTCATCTTCGACAATGCTTATTACAAGAACTTGTTGAACAGCAAGGGCCTCCTCCATTCGGACCAACAGCTCTACAGTGGCGGCTCCACAGACTCTCAGGTCACCACTTACAACACCAGCTCTTCAACTTTCACTACTGATTTTGCCAGCGCCATGGTGAAAATGGGCAACCTTAGCCTTCTCACAGGAAGCAGCGGCCAAATCCGTACTGATTGCCGGAAAATTAATTGAACCTTACCACGTAATGAACCAAGTTGCctatatagaatatatatatatatagtaatttcaATTCCTGTGTTTTGTGAAAGTAAATTTAAGAAACGGGGTTTGACCAAGATGATCAACCCGTATATATAAATTAAGCTTGTGCTTGTAATAAGATAAgtttcaaaataatacaaagtCTCTGTTATCTCTTTATCAATCTCAATCTACATCTGATCTGATGTTGAATTCCAGTATAAATCATCTTTATATATCTTCAACATTCTGTTTAAGTAAAACATCATCTTGAACAGCGCGCAGCTTCTCGACATTCTCGAATTTGGACAGGGACACCTGCAGCATTATCTGCGACATCACTTGAATCAGTATTATTCACTTTAACATTTTGTTCAGCCAGTCGCTATGGTAAAGTGATTTGGATCAAATTAAACATCATAAATGAATCCCGTTAGTGTAATTTGCTTTTGtagtttttgttcttgaaaggaGTTGGTGTGAATTGTGAGACAAAAAGAgcttttattttgaatattgcTAATCTAAAAACAGAGAGTTGGAAATAAATAAGCAACTTTCTTTCATGACTAATGCTACTACACCAACATGCTACACCCTCAGTCCACTTTGCAAATTCCATATAGCAGATTTTGCAACAATTTTTACCTTACACTTTGCAAATTCATGCTAATCTCAAACAGAAGTTGTGTTGTTGCTCAAACTTAAAACTTAATGCTCGCCCTTCGAAAGTTTGTCTTGGATGCTAGCCTTGGTGCTGAACTCGATcttcatatataatattaatcttCACAGGCACAACTCTTATATTGTGATCTGAGTTACTAAGCGACACGCTAAAACCCATATATATACATTGAAGAACCATTTTGAACTTAGGCCAAATACTCAACCAAGAATATCTACAATGCAAGAGATCGAGGGTCACTCCACGCATGTTGGGTGAGAGTGTTTGGGTGAAATTGATGAACACATATAAGGCCGGCTTAACCAATTTTGAGGCTTAAAGCGACAACTTAAGTGGggccttttttatatttaaatatttaattaaataattttaattttaaatcattctttttgctttttgcctttaattttttttttttcaatcgaTTTGCAAAATTCATCTTTGTTAGGAGACATTTAACTTTAACTGATgttatattttgtgttgagttgtatataatttcaattatttgtatttcttttttttactgtaattgagactttattaaaaaagcatcaacttttttttgtcataatattattttttaccatatataattggggccttaattaaagagcattgaccaacttttttttggtcataaatgagctttaatttgtttataatatgaaaattaattatACTATCTTTATTTGGAACTTTATTTAATTGGAGGCCTTAGGCGATTGCCTAATTTGCTTAGGCATTGAGCTGGTactgaacatatatatatatatagacacacacacacttccGAATGACccaatcttattttatttttattttttttctcttttgtggaGTGTTTTTTCGACATGTCGTTAAGGGGGAGGTTTATAGGCTAATAGATTTGATTATGTAGCCTCTACTCTGTTAGACACATTTTGACCTCCCGAGAATAACGGATGTCAATAGTCTAGGTGGCAGGGGCTAGAatatagtagatgcagcttaaTTCCTTTTATGCttgaggaatgctagacatccaaacactttgttccagaatttggttccaaactgatgtgtcataatttcatgagatctatcattttggaaagtgtgccacaatctcataggattgtgacacatcagtttggaaccaaattctggaaaaaaatgtttggatgtctagcatttctctttatgcTTTGTGCACCCGTCCTAGATCCCCAATCACATTGGGTTCaattagcctatatatatagggctTTGTTGAGGATGGGCTGACTTGGGCCAATAAATGGATTAGAAAAGCCCACTTCTAAGGAATTTATTGTGTACGTGGTACACCACATATGTATACCTAAGTTCTGGAATGTTATTAATCTAGCGAATTTTGTAACGCTCAAAAGACACAATCTCCCATATCGAAAGAAGAAAATGTTGTCATGATCAGTAGAATAGAATATTATTCTCTCGATCTCTCACAAGAAATCAAATAATCGATTTCTGCCTATACGAGAGGAGGAGGGGTTTAAAGGAAGGGAGAGTTGTATCTCCCATTAATGTGTAGCCCATAAGCCCAATGGGCCTACAATGGACCAAATTAAGAAAATGTGATTGAGTCCACTTGCAACCCTCGAGAGGTATATATTTTGATCGCATATTGTTGGGTTGAAATAAGATCAAACTATTTTGTGGTCTAAACGTGAAAATTAGTCCCCCATTGAGCTGAATACAAGTACTTATGCCACGTTGTTAAGTGAGTTTGGGCTATATATATAAGCTGCTTTAGAAAACTCTAAATATAATTGTAACTTGacttaatcattttaaaataataatacagaTGTGATTAATACTTCAAGGCCGGCTCGATAAATTTTGAGACCTAAGACGACAAATTTAAGTGAGgcaattttcttatatttaaatattaattaaatttattttattttaatatttttatttaatatgtcaattagagaACTTTCttgtatttgtaaaatgtatttttaatttttaattttataacttattagatatagaataaCTTATCACttaatttaaaaacatgaaataagaagatttaaagaaaaataaagagaaaaatggaaataagttatataatgattgatttgtaattgaaCATAATGCgagaaaaaattgttggacattgAAGATTCACCAAAagtgtaattctatctattatgTACAACgcaaacaatgagaatttatgcactttgaaaacttttcatatttttctaaacattcaattcaaataaacgttgGACTAATTTCATAATGTAAAAATAGaacttttaaaaagagtaaataagtgaAACTTTCCAagaatttatggattttttttacactttcaatttgtaattatttttaccaTCATTGAGGGCtttaattagaaattatttattaaatttttaccatattagagtcttaaaattagttttgaaaataatatttattgtacaattattaagtgagtgccttaattaaagagtattttattaactttttatcatattagagccttaaaatatatatataaatttttaaaaacatagatttattatataattattaattgggggccttaggcaACTGCCTAAGTCGCCTAAGGCTTGAGCCACCCATGTAATACTTTTGTTGGTAATTATGACCTAAAATGTTCCTTAACAAACTCAAACACTAAGTCAGTAAGGTATTAAAACCTTAATCGAAGTTGGCTCTAAACTTCACCCCTCAAAAAATAGTCTAAGAGGCCAGGAGGAGGGAACAACTTTCCCTTTCTACTTCCCGCTCCTACCCTCCCCctcattttttggttttttcttttgtttgtagataTTCTTCGACTAGATCAGCATTTTTGGTCTCTCCGCTATGTATCCGTCTATCTACCATCATACTGTACTGGCCGTTGCTACTGTTTTTTGATT
Coding sequences:
- the LOC133877591 gene encoding cationic peroxidase 1-like, whose product is MAFPSLHSNILCFFAFLLLFGAAYANFSPAYGSFSSDFYSSKCPKALSTIKTAVNNAVAKEQRMGASLLRLHFHDCFVNGCDASVLLDDTSNFTGEKTAGPNVGSLRGYDVIDTIKSQIESLCPGVVSCADILAVAARDSVVALGGPSWSLQLGRRDSTNASFSAANTDLPSPTLDLNGILSGFSNKGFTAKETVALSGAHTIGQARCVVFRDRIYNETNINSTYATSLKSNCSSSGGDDNIAPLDITSPVIFDNAYYKNLLNSKGLLHSDQQLYSGGSTDSQVTTYNTSSSTFTTDFASAMVKMGNLSLLTGSSGQIRTDCRKIN